Proteins co-encoded in one Flavobacteriaceae bacterium MAR_2009_75 genomic window:
- a CDS encoding DNA processing protein: MTTDELLAVLRLQHTPNIGDVTAKKLIAHCGSPSEIFNTKKADLLQIEGIGTHVLRGIYDAEHQEAAEDEFAIIEKKGWRYSYFADSSYPQYLKHCIDSPILLFKEGDIDLQNRKIISVVGTRKITSYGQAFCDRFIEDLAPLDPIIVSGFAYGVDIAIQRAAIKHGLQTIGCLAHGLNQIYPKVHAKFVPDVNKNGGFFTEFWSTSKPDRENFLKRNRIIAGMSEATIVIESAEKGGSLVTADIANSYNRDVFAVPGRSNDKYSSGCNNLIKQQRAHMLTSAADLVYLLNWDVSEKETKNVQKQLFVELDDTEKSIYTYLQKDGKQLLDSIALECRLPIFKTSSTLLNMEMKGVIRPLPGKLFEAI, encoded by the coding sequence ATGACTACAGATGAATTGCTTGCGGTTTTGAGGCTTCAACATACACCAAATATCGGCGATGTAACGGCGAAAAAACTTATAGCACACTGTGGTAGTCCATCGGAAATATTCAACACAAAGAAAGCCGATTTATTGCAAATTGAAGGAATCGGAACCCATGTTCTTCGCGGTATTTACGATGCCGAACATCAAGAAGCAGCTGAAGACGAGTTTGCCATTATCGAGAAAAAGGGTTGGCGGTACAGTTATTTTGCCGATTCTAGCTACCCTCAATATTTAAAGCACTGTATCGATAGCCCAATTCTTTTGTTCAAGGAAGGCGATATCGATTTACAGAACAGAAAAATCATTAGCGTTGTAGGCACACGCAAAATCACCAGTTATGGGCAGGCATTTTGCGATAGGTTCATTGAAGATTTGGCACCTCTGGATCCGATAATTGTTAGCGGCTTTGCCTATGGTGTTGATATTGCAATACAACGGGCGGCCATAAAGCACGGTCTTCAAACCATTGGGTGTTTGGCCCACGGCCTGAATCAAATCTATCCGAAAGTGCATGCTAAGTTTGTCCCCGATGTAAATAAAAATGGAGGTTTCTTCACCGAGTTTTGGAGTACGAGCAAACCTGACCGGGAAAATTTCCTGAAACGTAACCGCATTATTGCCGGTATGAGCGAGGCGACGATAGTCATAGAATCTGCGGAAAAGGGGGGTAGTTTGGTTACCGCGGATATTGCCAATAGCTATAACAGAGATGTTTTTGCCGTACCCGGAAGGTCAAATGACAAGTACAGTAGCGGTTGTAATAATCTTATCAAGCAACAACGGGCGCATATGCTCACCTCTGCTGCTGATTTAGTTTATTTATTGAATTGGGATGTAAGCGAAAAAGAAACCAAGAACGTGCAAAAGCAACTTTTTGTGGAGTTAGACGATACCGAGAAATCGATATACACCTATTTACAGAAAGATGGGAAACAGTTGTTAGACAGCATTGCTTTAGAGTGTCGGTTACCGATTTTTAAAACTTCATCGACCTTGTTGAACATGGAAATGAAGGGAGTGATACGACCCTTGCCCGGAAAGCTGTTCGAAGCTATTTAA
- a CDS encoding tryptophanyl-tRNA synthetase, translating into MPRILTGIQSTGTPHLGNILGAIMPAIQMAQDPKNESFLFIADMHSLTQIKDAELLRKNTYSIASTWLAFGLDIDETVFYRQSDVPQATELAWYLSCFFPYQRLTLAHSFKDKADRLEDVNAGLFSYPMLMAADILLYDANIVPVGKDQLQHIEMTRDVASRFHAKMGETFVLPDGKVQEETMYIPGTDGEKMSKSRGNLINLFQTDKKLRKQIMGIETDSTPMEDPKDPSNDTIFALYKILATPEQIEEMSANYLAGNYGYGHAKQALYEVILQKFEEAREKYEYYTNNLNEVDEALAKGAEKARIVANGVLERVREKVGY; encoded by the coding sequence ATGCCAAGAATTTTAACAGGAATACAAAGTACGGGAACGCCACATTTAGGAAACATTCTAGGCGCGATAATGCCAGCCATTCAAATGGCGCAAGACCCCAAGAACGAATCGTTTCTTTTTATAGCAGACATGCATTCATTGACTCAAATAAAAGATGCGGAACTGTTACGTAAAAACACCTATTCCATTGCTTCTACTTGGCTTGCTTTTGGGTTGGATATCGATGAAACTGTTTTTTACCGTCAGAGCGATGTACCGCAAGCGACCGAGCTTGCTTGGTATCTTAGCTGTTTTTTTCCTTACCAAAGATTGACCTTGGCACATTCGTTCAAAGATAAGGCCGACCGACTAGAAGATGTGAATGCCGGTCTCTTTTCTTACCCTATGCTCATGGCCGCCGATATATTGCTGTACGATGCCAATATCGTACCTGTGGGAAAAGACCAGTTACAACATATAGAAATGACTAGGGATGTAGCTTCCCGTTTTCACGCCAAAATGGGCGAAACCTTTGTTTTGCCCGACGGGAAGGTACAGGAAGAGACCATGTATATTCCTGGCACGGACGGAGAGAAAATGAGCAAGAGTAGGGGCAATCTCATCAACCTTTTTCAAACCGACAAAAAATTGCGAAAGCAAATTATGGGTATTGAGACGGACAGTACGCCCATGGAAGACCCCAAAGACCCATCTAACGATACTATCTTTGCTCTATACAAGATTTTGGCGACCCCCGAGCAAATTGAAGAAATGAGCGCCAATTACCTTGCTGGTAATTATGGGTATGGCCATGCCAAACAAGCACTTTACGAAGTGATTCTGCAAAAGTTCGAAGAAGCCCGAGAGAAATACGAATATTACACCAACAATCTTAACGAGGTAGATGAGGCCTTAGCCAAGGGTGCGGAGAAAGCAAGAATTGTGGCTAATGGGGTTTTGGAAAGAGTAAGAGAAAAGGTTGGTTATTAA
- a CDS encoding diketogulonate reductase-like aldo/keto reductase encodes MSKITDIQGTFTLNNGVEMPYFGLGTYQADNNQEVVDAVKFALDHGYRHIDTAAVYKNEEGVGRAIKESAVAREDIFLTTKVWNSDQGYESTLKAFDASLERLATDYVDLYLVHWPVVEKYKDTWKALEELYKQKRIRAIGVSNFLQHHLEDLLQSVEIVPMVNQMEFHPYLVQQDLLNFCADKGIQYEAWSPFLQGKLFELDITKDLEEKYSKSAAQIILRWNLQKGVVTIPKSVHKNRIASNSEIFDFELDDDEVAYLDSLHKGERTGPDPDNFDF; translated from the coding sequence ATGAGCAAGATTACAGATATACAAGGAACGTTTACTTTAAATAATGGCGTTGAAATGCCCTATTTCGGCTTAGGTACATATCAGGCCGATAATAATCAAGAAGTAGTCGATGCGGTCAAATTTGCTTTAGACCACGGATATCGTCACATAGATACCGCGGCGGTCTATAAGAATGAAGAAGGTGTTGGCAGAGCTATAAAAGAGAGCGCTGTGGCTCGAGAAGACATTTTTCTAACCACTAAGGTGTGGAACAGTGACCAAGGGTACGAAAGCACCTTAAAAGCTTTTGATGCTAGTCTTGAGCGCTTAGCTACTGATTATGTAGACCTGTATTTGGTTCATTGGCCCGTAGTGGAGAAGTATAAAGATACTTGGAAAGCACTTGAAGAACTTTATAAACAAAAGAGAATACGGGCTATCGGCGTAAGTAATTTTCTTCAGCACCATCTAGAAGACTTGTTGCAAAGTGTCGAAATTGTGCCTATGGTCAATCAAATGGAGTTTCACCCCTATTTGGTGCAACAAGACCTGTTGAATTTCTGCGCAGACAAGGGTATTCAGTATGAGGCATGGTCCCCGTTTCTTCAAGGGAAATTGTTTGAATTGGATATTACCAAAGATTTAGAGGAAAAGTATAGTAAATCTGCTGCACAGATCATACTCCGATGGAATCTACAGAAAGGGGTTGTGACCATACCAAAATCCGTTCATAAGAATCGTATTGCTTCGAACTCTGAAATTTTTGATTTTGAGTTAGACGATGATGAGGTGGCCTATCTTGATTCGCTCCATAAGGGAGAACGCACTGGCCCAGATCCTGATAATTTCGATTTCTAA
- a CDS encoding glyoxalase/bleomycin resistance protein/dioxygenase superfamily protein produces the protein MKRTVNLVCLLCLTASIFGQVGEPLKKRVNMKLNAGVITEKLTESKKFYSEILDFGVTFENEFYLLMHTPNREAEIGFLLPDHPSQQPLFQERFSGKGMYLTIEVKNVDELYNKIKEKNVDIKIPIRDEPWGDRHFAIEDPNGIGIDIVTYSEPDE, from the coding sequence ATGAAACGAACAGTAAACCTAGTTTGCCTGCTCTGTCTGACGGCCTCTATTTTCGGACAGGTGGGAGAACCTCTAAAAAAACGAGTAAACATGAAACTGAATGCCGGAGTAATTACCGAAAAATTGACCGAAAGCAAGAAATTTTATTCTGAAATTCTTGATTTTGGGGTCACCTTTGAAAACGAGTTCTACCTTTTGATGCATACCCCGAACCGAGAAGCTGAAATAGGATTTCTCTTGCCCGACCACCCTTCGCAACAGCCACTTTTTCAAGAAAGATTTTCAGGTAAGGGAATGTATTTGACCATCGAGGTTAAAAATGTAGACGAGCTATACAACAAAATAAAAGAGAAGAATGTTGATATTAAGATTCCCATTCGAGATGAACCTTGGGGAGACCGTCATTTTGCGATTGAAGACCCCAATGGCATAGGTATAGACATCGTAACTTATTCAGAACCCGACGAATAA
- a CDS encoding peptidase M28-like protein: protein MRKILCSLLLFNLCSVFSQSEITTDELYDHISFLTSTVNKGRYPGSSTNKKLVKYISKDFKNSGLEKFDQSYRQEFVAELRVSKYVDKKPEVKTWNVIGLLKGNDPKLQNEYIVLGAHYDHLGHGGPSSKSDQLDTVHPGADDNASGTAALLEIAERLSSIQSQLKRSIIFVAFGAEEQGLLGSKHFVENSPVPLAQLKLMINMDMVGRLNEQKQIYMGGAGTFPEGQKLMAELGKEAGLNPVVHAGSVGGSDHVSFYKKNISVLGMHTGGHKQYHTPEDTIDLINFNGEKMVCDYIFQTIFTLASSAHRLKFIAQD, encoded by the coding sequence ATGCGAAAAATTCTATGTTCCCTTTTACTATTTAATCTTTGCTCGGTCTTTTCACAATCTGAAATCACCACCGATGAGCTGTATGATCATATTTCATTTTTGACCTCTACAGTTAATAAAGGTCGGTACCCGGGCAGCAGTACCAATAAGAAACTTGTCAAATATATTTCTAAAGATTTTAAAAACTCTGGATTAGAGAAATTCGACCAATCTTATCGGCAAGAATTTGTTGCAGAACTAAGGGTTTCAAAATATGTCGATAAAAAGCCAGAGGTGAAAACTTGGAATGTAATCGGGCTTCTAAAAGGTAATGACCCTAAGCTTCAAAACGAATATATCGTATTGGGGGCGCATTATGACCATTTGGGTCATGGAGGACCAAGCTCGAAATCTGACCAACTTGACACCGTTCACCCAGGGGCCGATGATAATGCCAGTGGAACAGCTGCCCTTCTAGAGATTGCAGAAAGATTATCGTCTATACAAAGCCAGTTGAAAAGAAGTATAATTTTTGTTGCCTTTGGCGCAGAAGAACAAGGGCTATTAGGAAGTAAACATTTTGTGGAAAACTCGCCTGTACCCTTAGCTCAACTCAAATTGATGATCAATATGGATATGGTGGGAAGACTGAACGAGCAAAAACAAATTTATATGGGTGGGGCAGGTACTTTTCCTGAAGGTCAAAAACTTATGGCCGAATTGGGAAAAGAGGCGGGATTGAACCCTGTAGTACATGCAGGTTCGGTTGGTGGATCAGACCATGTTTCATTCTATAAAAAGAATATTTCCGTTTTAGGAATGCATACCGGCGGCCATAAACAATATCATACTCCAGAAGACACCATTGACCTCATCAATTTTAATGGAGAAAAAATGGTGTGCGACTATATTTTTCAGACCATTTTTACCTTGGCCAGCTCCGCACATCGTCTTAAATTTATTGCCCAAGATTAG
- a CDS encoding acyl-CoA hydrolase yields the protein MEGKKPSDSRTTMTDMVLPSETNPLNNLFGGELLARMDRAASIAARRHSRRITVTASVNHVAFNQSVPVGSVLTVDAAVSRAFNTSMEVYIDVWMEDRFSGERSKANEAIYTFVAVDDTGRPTEVPPLIPETDLEKERYAAALRRKQLSLVLAGKMQPKDATELRALFMEG from the coding sequence ATGGAGGGCAAAAAACCAAGCGATTCTAGAACTACCATGACCGATATGGTTCTCCCCAGTGAGACCAACCCCCTAAACAACCTATTTGGGGGTGAATTATTAGCTAGAATGGATCGTGCGGCCAGTATTGCTGCCAGACGCCATAGCCGCCGAATTACGGTGACCGCTTCGGTCAACCACGTCGCATTTAACCAATCTGTACCCGTAGGAAGCGTTTTAACTGTCGATGCAGCTGTTTCAAGAGCTTTCAATACCTCTATGGAAGTCTATATCGATGTTTGGATGGAAGATCGTTTCAGCGGCGAGCGTTCAAAAGCAAATGAAGCCATCTACACCTTCGTAGCCGTTGATGATACCGGAAGACCTACGGAAGTACCTCCTTTAATTCCTGAGACCGATTTGGAAAAAGAGCGCTACGCCGCGGCCTTGCGCAGAAAACAGCTAAGTCTTGTGCTTGCGGGAAAAATGCAGCCCAAAGATGCTACTGAACTAAGGGCTTTATTTATGGAAGGTTGA
- a CDS encoding helix-turn-helix protein: MEIFESIKDLYMPVQPTVRQSAQDVVYREMVPDESLRHAIYCYWELKTVHELKEQFVYRVVSDGCIDIFFELNRADESFVMGFCKKFTEFPLEHNFHYIGIRFLPTMFPQLFNIDATILSNRYANLETVHKNTAIFLSKTMKTSHNLEEIIPELDYYFSDQIKRADFNTDNRLYKAIGIILRNRGIVNLADELDIGISQRQLRRLFKFYIGDTAKTFSNVVRFQNILRAKPSVQSLKKNKLFFDVGYYDQAHFIKEFKNHYGVTPSRAFRR, encoded by the coding sequence ATGGAAATTTTCGAGTCGATTAAAGACCTTTATATGCCGGTGCAACCTACCGTGAGGCAGTCCGCTCAAGATGTAGTTTATCGAGAAATGGTTCCTGATGAAAGTTTGCGTCATGCCATCTATTGCTATTGGGAGTTAAAGACGGTTCATGAGCTAAAAGAACAGTTTGTCTATCGCGTGGTATCCGATGGTTGTATCGATATCTTTTTCGAATTGAATAGAGCAGATGAGAGTTTTGTGATGGGCTTTTGCAAGAAGTTTACCGAGTTTCCCCTAGAACATAATTTTCATTATATAGGCATTCGATTTCTCCCGACGATGTTCCCTCAGCTGTTCAATATCGACGCAACTATATTGAGTAATAGATATGCAAATCTAGAGACGGTTCATAAGAATACGGCCATCTTTCTTTCAAAAACTATGAAAACAAGTCACAACCTTGAAGAGATAATACCTGAGCTTGACTATTATTTTTCAGACCAGATAAAACGGGCTGATTTTAACACCGATAACCGACTCTATAAAGCCATCGGTATCATACTACGAAATAGAGGCATAGTCAATCTTGCCGATGAGCTTGATATCGGTATCAGTCAACGCCAACTGCGTCGCCTTTTCAAATTTTATATTGGTGATACGGCTAAGACATTCAGTAATGTGGTTCGATTTCAAAATATTTTAAGAGCGAAACCATCGGTTCAAAGCTTGAAAAAGAACAAACTATTCTTTGATGTAGGGTATTATGATCAGGCACATTTTATAAAAGAGTTCAAAAATCATTACGGGGTAACCCCTTCTCGTGCTTTCAGAAGGTAA
- a CDS encoding 1-acyl-sn-glycerol-3-phosphate acyltransferase has protein sequence MVALLKKIGYTLYRIWFYILVALPILIFFPFLLISTLSEKWYPYFFWLARNLWAKPILFGMGCPPKITWQQKFEKGRSYMLVANHTSMLDIMLMMYISKNPFVFVGKKELVKIPIFGFFYKRVCIMVDRADTKSRTGVYRRAQRRLNQGLSICIFPEGGVPDDESVILDLFKDGAFKMAIAHGIPVVPMSFQDNKKRFSFSFFSGGPGVVRAVVHQFFSTKALSETDKSMLREDVRTVILTELSTR, from the coding sequence ATGGTCGCACTGCTTAAAAAAATAGGCTATACCCTGTACCGAATTTGGTTTTATATACTGGTCGCCTTACCTATTCTCATTTTCTTTCCTTTCCTTTTGATTTCAACACTCTCCGAGAAATGGTATCCTTATTTTTTTTGGTTGGCACGAAATCTCTGGGCAAAACCTATATTGTTCGGTATGGGTTGTCCCCCGAAGATAACTTGGCAACAAAAATTTGAAAAGGGTAGAAGTTATATGTTGGTGGCCAATCATACCAGTATGCTCGATATAATGTTGATGATGTATATCAGTAAGAATCCGTTTGTTTTCGTGGGAAAGAAAGAACTGGTCAAAATTCCCATCTTCGGATTTTTTTATAAGCGAGTATGTATTATGGTAGATAGGGCCGACACGAAAAGCAGAACTGGGGTTTACCGAAGGGCTCAGCGAAGGTTGAACCAAGGTCTAAGTATTTGTATTTTTCCCGAAGGAGGTGTGCCCGATGATGAATCGGTCATTTTAGACCTTTTTAAAGACGGGGCTTTCAAAATGGCCATAGCCCACGGCATTCCGGTTGTGCCGATGTCTTTTCAAGACAACAAAAAAAGGTTTTCCTTCTCATTTTTTAGTGGCGGTCCCGGTGTTGTCAGGGCAGTTGTACATCAGTTTTTTAGTACTAAAGCACTAAGCGAGACAGATAAATCGATGTTAAGGGAAGATGTTCGAACTGTAATTTTAACAGAGCTCTCAACACGTTGA
- a CDS encoding sporulation related protein, producing the protein MGLEHYIKDLLYRYNCVIVPGFGAFLTQEKSAVIQEGTNTFYPPTKTVSFNQQLVSNDGLLVSYAAEAQNISYEEMLKQTKEEVAEWEAVLQKGEYLTLSEIGSLSTNAEGKIQFQPIESVNYLTSSFGMTSFVSAPVTREILKTEVSEMEEKMPITFTPEKRESLGVRPYLKYAAVVLLALTAGFAGYKYYQTDQVNQQLAREEAQELVSKRIQEATFFDTKPLELPAITLKTSKKAIATKVESGQKVHHIIAGAFRYRTNADRKIAQLKNQGYNPSYIGTNPFGLYMVAYDSFTDTDKALVALRKIKLTQKDAWLKSVK; encoded by the coding sequence ATGGGCTTAGAACACTATATAAAAGATTTACTCTATCGCTACAATTGCGTAATCGTGCCTGGTTTTGGGGCATTTCTCACTCAAGAAAAATCTGCGGTAATTCAAGAAGGCACCAATACCTTCTACCCACCGACCAAGACGGTTTCGTTCAATCAACAACTGGTTTCCAATGACGGACTTTTAGTTTCCTACGCTGCGGAGGCTCAGAATATTTCTTACGAAGAAATGTTGAAGCAGACTAAGGAAGAAGTGGCGGAATGGGAAGCAGTATTACAAAAAGGCGAGTATCTCACACTTTCCGAAATAGGTTCTCTTTCAACAAACGCCGAAGGAAAAATACAATTTCAGCCCATAGAAAGTGTAAATTACCTGACTTCATCTTTTGGTATGACCTCTTTTGTTTCCGCTCCGGTGACCCGAGAAATCTTGAAGACCGAAGTAAGCGAGATGGAAGAGAAAATGCCTATAACTTTTACCCCAGAAAAAAGGGAGAGTTTAGGCGTGAGACCTTATCTCAAATATGCTGCGGTAGTTTTATTGGCATTGACGGCCGGTTTCGCCGGATATAAATATTATCAGACCGATCAGGTCAACCAACAACTGGCTAGAGAAGAAGCACAAGAACTAGTTTCGAAACGCATTCAAGAAGCTACCTTTTTTGACACGAAACCTCTAGAATTACCTGCTATTACCCTGAAGACTTCTAAGAAGGCAATAGCAACAAAGGTTGAATCAGGTCAAAAAGTGCATCATATTATCGCGGGTGCATTTAGATATCGAACGAATGCCGACAGAAAAATTGCCCAACTTAAAAATCAAGGTTACAACCCTTCATATATTGGCACCAACCCATTCGGACTTTATATGGTGGCCTACGATAGTTTTACCGATACCGATAAAGCCTTAGTGGCACTTCGCAAAATCAAGCTTACGCAAAAAGATGCTTGGTTAAAATCGGTAAAGTAA